From the Phorcysia thermohydrogeniphila genome, the window GTAACCTCCGTTCTTAAGGTAGACTTTCCGGGATAGAGCCTTCTCAATAGCTCTTTCAACCCCAAACTTCTCAAAGAGAGGAATATCCTCTTCGTAGAGCTTTATCCTGTCAGAAAGCTTCGGGATAAAGGCCTTTGTAAAGTTTAGAGCTCTTTCATACTCTGTCTTTGAATCAACTATCACCTCAGAAACGTCATCGGTGAGGAGGTCTCTTAACGTTCTTGGAACAATTTCAAGGTCCTGATAGAGTAGAACTGGAGGCGGTTTACTCTCTGCCTTTTCTACAAGACCTTTCCAGACCCTTAGTATGTAATCAAGGTCCTTCTTTAGCTCTTCCTTGTCAGCCCCTTCCGCCGCCGTTCTAACGATAATTCCGTACTCGTTAGGCTTTATCTCGGTAGCAATTGCCCTTAGCCTCTCCCTTTCTTTTTCGTCGGTTATTCTCCGGGAAATCCCTACCCTGTTAACGGTTGGAAGGAGAACCAAGTAGTGGCCGGGCACTGTTATGTTGGTTGTAACCCTTGGACCCTTAGTTCCTATTGGCTCCTTTGAAACCTGAACGATTACTTCCTGTCCCTCAGAGAGAACTTCCTCAATAGAGGGAAGCTCATCTTCAAAGCCCCTCGCCCCCTCAAAGGGGTCGTCCTCTTCAAACTCAAGGGCAACAGCGTCCCGAACGTAGAGGAAAGCCTTCTTTGAAACTCCAATGTCTACAAAAGCTGCCTGAACGGCAGGAACTATTTTCTGAACTCTCCCCTTGTAGATGTTACCGACTATGCCCCTGTTCCCCTTCCTCTCAACGTAAAACTCTACGAGCTCTCCGTCCTCAAGGACGGCAATTCTAACTTCCTTCGTGTGAACGTTTATCAGTATCTGCTTATTCACCTTGTAAGAGCTCTTCCCTAATGACTTCTGCTGTTCCAAGGTCAAGACCCATCCAGAAAAGAATATCTTGGATATTTAAAATATTACCCCCTTTAACATTTAATACTACCCTGAGTACTTCTCCGTCAAACTCCCAGCCCTTTATCCACTCCTCCAGCAGAACCTCTTTCCCCTTCCTATTTTCAAGAACTTTCTCTTCAAGGAAGTCAAGGCTAAACTCCTCAAAAGGTCTTATCCTGTATGTAACCTCCTCTATCTTAGAGAGAAGAGTCTCCTTTAAGCCCAGCTCGTAGTACCTTTTAAACCTCAAACCTTCCGGCAAGAAGGATTTAGACTCCTCTATGAACCTTTCAAAGTCAAACTCCTTTTCAGAAAGTTCCACCTCAACAATCTCACCAAGCCCCTCAACTCCTACAGGAAGACCAAGGAGAACGTTGATTTTCGGGTGAGGGTTAAAGCCCTGAGAGTACCTAAGTGGAACACCGAACCTGCGGAACGTCCTTGTGAAAGCCCTATTTAGGTCAAGGAGAGATAGGTACTTTGCATATCCTCTCTTTTCAAAGATTAGAGCTACTTTCCTCTTTAATGGAAACTCCCTCTTAGGTCTTGGAGGAACCTTAAACTCTATCTTTTCGGGTATCGGGTGCTCCTTTAACTCCCTTATCTGCTGGGGAGTACAGGAACCGCAGGCGTGACACCCAACTATACGGCAGTCCGGAGTCCAAGCTTCTCTTCTGGCTTTCTCAAGCTCTCTAAGTAAAAACTTTTTCGTTACAACGCCCTCTATGAAGTCCCAAGGGAGCTCCTCATCTAACTCTTTTCGTCCCGATACATTCTCAATGTCAACGCCGCTTTTTTCAAAGGCCCTCAGCCACCCTTCCCAGTTAAAGTACTCGTCCCAACCATCAAGCTGACATCCCTCCATGTAGGCAGCTTCAATAAGGTCTGCTACCGACTCATCGCCCCTTGTCAGGATAGCCTCTATAAAAGACTGCCTGTAATCGTGGAACCTTAAGACGAAGGCCTTTGGAGCTCTCCTCTTTATGTAAGAAACCTTCTCCTTTACCTCGTCTTCTTTGGCAAAGGCCTCCCACTGGAAGGGCGTGAAAGGCTTAGGGACGAATATGGAGATACCGGCAGCAAGGTGCTTTCTACCCTTATACTTTCTTCCGATTTTGTGGACAGTCCAGAGCATATCCACAAGGGCGTCAATGTCCTCCTGAAGCTCAAAAGGTAGCCCTATCATGAAGTAGAGCTTCAGCCTGTTCCATCCCCTCTCAAAAAGCCCCTCAACCGCCTTAAAGAGGTCCTCATTTGTAAGGTCCTTGTTTATTATCCTCCTGAGCCTATCAGAACCGGCCTCCGGAGCAAGGGTAAAACCGGTTTTCTTGACCTGCATAATCTGGGAGGCAAGCTCTGGATTAAACCCCTTAACCCTCATTGATGGAAGGGAGAGTGAAATCATTTCACTGTAACAAAGCCCCATAATTTCGGGGACTAAAACGTTAAAACGGCTGTGGTCTGAGATTGACAGGGCAGAAAGGGAAGCCTCCTCGTAGCCTGTGTTTTTGAAGGTCTCTTCTACAAGTTTCTCCACTAACTTCTCATCCCTTTCCCTGTAGGGACGGTATATGTAGCCTGCCTGACAGAAACGGCATCCCCGCAAACACCCCCTTGCCGCTTCAACGGCAATCCTGTCCTGAGCCGTCTCAACTACCGGAACTGGAGGAGATGTAGGGTAGTAGTCCTTAAGTCCTATCCCCGTAAAGACGGCCTTCTTTACAGGATACTTACCAAAGGCAGGAATCCATACTCCGGTAATTTTCCTCGCCTCAAGGAGGAAGTCCTCCTTACTTCCCCCTTCCCTCTTTATCCTCCTCATGAGTTCTGCAAGTTGGACAATTACCTCTTCCCCATCACCAATGGCAAAAAGGTCTATGAAAGGCGACAGGGGAACCGGGTTATAAACGCAGGGACCACCGGCAAAGACGATAGGAAAGCCTTCTCTCTCTTCCCTTTTAATTCTTAGGCCTGCAAGCTCTAAGGCTTTTAAGGCGTTTGTATAGGTAAGCTCAGAGGAAAAGGAAAGTCCCCATAAGTCGTAGTCCTTTACGGGCCTCTGCTCCTCAATCGTATAAAGGGGAATTCCCTCCCTCTTCATAAAGGATTGCATGTCGGGACGGGGGAGGTAAGCCCTATGCATGAGGGCAAAATCTGTAAGGTTGTTAATAACGTGGTAGAGGATTTTTCCGCCGATGTGGGAGCTCCCCACCTCGTAAAGGTCGGGGTAGGTAAGAACAATTCTTACTTCCCTTTCAGAAAAGCGGGGAGCTCTTAGGTTAAGCTCTAAGGGCAGGTAAGAGGCAGGCTTTTTAACGCTGTATAGCCTACAGAGGAGTTCTTTATCCTTAAATATCGCCGTCAAAGAAGTCCCCGTAGTCAAAGTCGGAATCGTAATCAGCGATGTTCTCTTCAAAATCCTGTGATACTTTATCTTCTATAGTTTCCTGTTCTCCTATATCCTGCTTTTCCTCTTCGTGGACGGCAGCGTGAACGCTGTCGGCTATCATGTCAGCAACCAAAAAACCGGTCAGTGCCCCAAGTACAGTTCCAAGCCACGGAAAGGCTGGAGTATAGCCGGTATCAGAACGGGTAAACAGCTTCTGGAGCTCCCTTCCACTAACCGGAACGGTTATTATTTCCCTTCCATCATCAATCTTCAGCTCGTAAACATCGTTCTCTAACCTTTCCACAGAGAAGCGCTTTATTTCGGAGCTCCTAAAGAACCTAAAACGCCCATCCTTAAACCAAGAAACCCCTTCCTCTGAAAAACCTAAAACAGAACCGTCAAGTCCCCTAACCTCTACAGTTTTCCTTCCCCCAGTAAAACGGGGCATAACAAGAAAAACGAAAATCAGAAACAGGACAAGGAATAGAAGTATTCCCATCATCACCTCTTACGGCAAAACTCAAAGAACGCAGATAACTGACGTTCCCAAAAAGCTTTCTTACTATCTCCTTTAAAAATAGACCTCTTTGCAAGGTATTTAAAATACCCTTCTGCAGGCATTCCCGTTTTTGAAAGAACTACAACCGAGCCCGGCAGAACTCTAAACTCCCGGTAGTACCTGTCACACACAGGGTGTAGCAGTTTAGAAATCGCCCTTCCCAGTCCCTTTCCCTTCTCTGGGACAACTCTTTTGCCAAATCTCCTATTAAGCTCTACAGCAAGCTCTCCGTAGGTAATGAGCCTCCTCTCTTTCCCGCACTTAAGGAGTATCCTCTCTAAGAGCTCCAGCATCATCAGAACCTATAGATAACGCTCGTTAGGAAGGTTTTGTCCGTATGCTTCTCAGCGTCATCGGGAAGGAGATTCTGGTAATCCAGAACGTAGGAAAGACCTAAAGCTAATTTCTCCGTTACTGGAACTTGAAAGGAGGTCTCACTATGAACAAAGTAGTCATCGCCGTCTTCAAGGGAAATCTGATAGGAGAGTTTCTGTAAAAACAGGAGGTCCTCAAGCAGCCTGTTTTTATATTCAAGCTTTGCCTCCCATAGAGAGTAGCTATTAACCGTTCCGTCCGTATAGTTGTTGTAGGTGTAGTTAAAACCCGAAAAGAGTTTCAGAGACTCGTCCTCACCGTCTATCAACTGATAACCAACTCCCGGACCAAGGCCAATTCTGTAGTCGTAACCTGAAAAGGGGTCAGCGTAGAGGAAGCTTGAAAAGTAGAAGAGGATTTTCTCGCTCAGGTTCATCTCAACCCGACCGTTTAAGGTTAGCTTATTGGCAGTTTCTTCACCGCTATCTGTCTTATAAAGGTAAGAGCCGTCTGAGTAAAAACGTAACGACTGACAGTCTTTCTCAAAGCTGTAGGAAATAGAAAGGGTTTTAGTATCAGTATTCCCAGAAGTGTCAGTATAGGAAACAGAGACCTGATTTGTTTCAGTTTCTCCAAAAGCAGTAAGAGGGAAAAATAATAAAATTGCTAAAAACTTTCTCATCTGCTTCCCTCCTGTAACTTACAAAAGTCCTGAAATACCATATTCTTACAACTCCTCTGCGAGCCTTAGTCCGTATATGGTATCACTATACAAAGACTTTATTAGAAAGACCTCTTTTCCTTCTATTTCTTTTTTTTGACAATTAAAGTCAAAATTCAAGCTATTCTCTTTTGTCTTGCAGAAGAAAGAATAAAGGAAGATAGAAGAGATTCCTTCTTTTTTCTTTCCCTTGCACTTCACATAAAAATCAACTCCTCCTCTAACGTATTTCTCTTTAATTAAACTCTCCACAACGCAAGGTTCATAAAGAGCTTCTTTACCTTTTGTATAGTATACTCTTAAATCAAGTGCATTATTAACGGCTTCTACGAGAAAAAATATACCTATAGCTGACATTATGAATATACCCAAAAACCCTTTGAACTTCTCGTTTTTCCTCTGTAAAAATATATACAGCCCATATGAGATTAGAATAACTGCTAAATCTACGTTCTCACTAAAGTGCCAAAAGATTATTTTTTCTTCAAAAGTCCTTGTAAATAATCCGGCGGTTAAATTGGCAAATAAAAGGAATATTCCATAATACAAAGAGAAAAAAATAACCAACAGAGGAAACAAGAGCATTAAAGCTCCTTTCTTTAAAATTCTGTCGGTCTCATCTTCAGAAGTTCTAAATAATTTTTTTCCAATCTGGAATAAGATAAAGATAGGTATAGAAGACACAGCGAAATCCATAGCTACAATCATATACACGTTAAGATACTTCAAAAGTTTGCATAAGAGTTCAGAAACAACCACTTGAAAAAAAGTAGAGAAGAGAAACATTAAAGTTAGCTTAAATGCTCCAATTTCCAAGCTTCTTGTTTTAACAAACACTCCTTTCCCCCTTATCAAGAATAGATACCGTGATGTGTATTTTCCTATAATTTTGACCAATCCCTTTAAGGAGAGCGTACAGAATGAACAGGGAAAAAATAGTTGAAAACCTTAAATCTTTGATAGTCGCTCTTGTTCTTGCATTAATCATTAGAACCTTCTTAGTCCAGTCCTTTCATATACCTTCAGGCTCCATGATACCAACGCTGCTCGTCGGAGATTTTATACTGGTAGACAAAGTTACCTACCACTTTAGAGAGCCAGAAAGGGGAGACGTCGTCGTTTTCCTCTACCCAGAAAATAGGGACGTTTACTTCATAAAGAGAATAGTTGGCCTTCCGGGAGACACCGTTCAGGTCATAGACGGAAAGCTCTACATAAACGGGAAACCCTGCAGTTACTCCCCAGCAGGCAGTTACAGCTACGTTGAAAAGGGAACGTTAATGAAAGGAGAACTCTTTTACGAGTTCCTTCCCAAGAGGAAAGGAGGCGAAAAGAAGCATCTGATTTTAAAGACGGGAACTCAAGGGGATAACACAAAAGTATTCGTCATTCCAAAGGACAAGTACTTTATGATGGGTGATAACAGGAACAACAGCTACGATAGCAGGTTCTGGGGATTCGTTGATAGAAAGAACATAGTAGGCATCGCAAGGGTTATTTTCTTCTCTTGGGATGGAGAGAGACACCTGCCCCGTTTCAGCAGAATCTTCAAGCTAATAAACTAAGGGGGAGAGGACTCCCCCCTTTAGAGCTTACTTCTTCCTTTTCTTGAGAACTTTCTCAGTAGCCTCTTTAAGGTCCTTTCCGGGCTTAAAGGCTGGAGAGAGCTTTGCAGGAACTTCTACCTTCTCACCAGTTCTTGGGTTCCTTGCAGTTCTTGGAGCTCTCTCCTTCATGAGGAAGGTTCCAAAGCCCCTGATTTCTACCTTGTCTCCGCCTTTGAGAGCCTCTGTTACCACCTCAATGAAGGCGTTAAGAGCAGCTTCGGCATCCTTCTTCCTGATACCTGCCTTTTCAGCAATTGCTGCTACAAGGTCGCTCTTTGTCATAACCGCTCCCTCCTTAACAGGTTTTATTAAGGCAAAGTCTTTCAAGGCTTAGAAAGAAAATACTATTTTAGCCATTTATTGTCAAGAAGTTTCCTGCACCTGCGTTCCAAGCTTTTCCTGCAAAGTTGCAGAGCTTATCCCCTCAATCCTGAGGAGTTTAATTCGGCTCGCTTCCCCCTTCACAATCTCTATGTTAGATGCAGGCACTCTTAGCGCCTTTGAAAGCAGCTCAACAACTTTCCTGTTGGCCTTACCTCCCTCAGGAGGAACTGTTACCCTGATTTTCAGCCTCCCCTCTTCCACCCCCTCTATCCTGTTCCGAGAGGCCTTGGGTTGAACCTTCACTTCCAGTTCCACTGCCCCGTTCCTCTTTCTTACCCGTAGCATTTGGCCTCAGCTCCTCAAGAATTCTCGTCATGTCCAAAATGGTCATCTTAAGCCTATCAAAGAACTGCTTCTGGGCAAGCTTTAACTTCTCTATCTCAAGCTCAAGTTCTTTCTTCTGCTTCTCAAGCTCCTTCTTCTCTTCAAGTTTCTTCTGGACAATCTTCTCAATTTCCTTTTTGGCCTTCTCTACGAGCTTTTCGGTCTTGTACTCTGGAGTTTTAACCCTAAGGCTCTCTATTTCTTTTAGGAGCTCCTGATACGCATTAGCCACCTCTATTAAAAAGGCCTCAACCTCATCTGGGTCATATCCAAAGAGCTTTTTACTGAACTCCTTTGTCCTTATATCCTGAGGCCTAAGTTTTACCTTCCTACCCTGAACGTTCTTCATTTCTTCCTTTCCTCTATTAGAGCAAACTATCAAGCAACTGCAAAATGATTATAGCAACAATGGGACTAATATCTATTCCGTGAATAGGTGGAACAACTTTCCGTATGGGTTCAAGCAAACCGTCCGTAAGCTCAATAATACTGTCAACTATCCGGTTTCTACTGTGAGGAGGAACCCAAGTAAGAAGTGAACCGATAATGATAAGCCAAGTAAGTAGTTCAATAGCCGTGTGTAAGATCTCTTTCACCAGCATCTTATCTCCTCTATGAGCTTAACGAGTTTACCAAAAGCTTTTCCCCTGTGGCTTATCCTGTTTTTCTCTTCCAAAGAGAGCTCCGCCATCGTCCTTTCATAACCTTCCGGTATGAATAGAGGGTCGTAGCCAAACCCCCCGCTACCTCTTGGCTCTGTTATCACTTTACCCTTTACCTCGCCTTCGCTCCAGAGTCCCATCCCTTCAGGGAAAGCAACAACGACAAAAGAAACGTACCTAGCAGGTGATTCCTCTAGCCCTCTTTTCTTCAGTTCCTCTATAAGTTTCCTGTTGTTCTCCTCGTCTGTAGCATTTTCCCCAGCAAAGCGGGAAGAGTAAACTCCCGGCCTTCCACCTAACGCTTCAACCTCAAGACCTGAATCTTCAGCAATCACAGGCTCTCCTAAGGCCCTAGCGTAGTAAATAGCCTTCTGGTAGGCATTTTCAAGGAAAGTTTCTCCCGTTTCTTCCGGTGAAGGAACGTTCTTTACTTCATCTATGGGGACAACATCTATACCAAAACGTTTTAGTTTCTCCTTAACTTCCCTAACTTTTCCTCTGTTCTTTGTAGCAAAGATTATCCTCATTCTTCCACCCCGAGAACTTTCTTCTGTTTTTCAAAAAGCTGTTTTATACCGGCCTCTCCCAAAGCAAGAAGTCTATCAAGGTCGTTCCTTGAAAAAGGCTTACCTTCAGCAGTTCCCTGAATTTCAATAAACTCACCTCTGTCGTTCATAACGATGTTCATATCCACTTCTGCTATTGAATCTTCTTCATAGTTAAGATCAAGGAGGTACTCACCGTCCACTATACCGACGCTCACTGCGGCAACAAAGTTTTTAACGGCAGAGAGCTTATCTATCTTTTGGAGAGCTCTGTAAAGGGCAACAAAAGCCCCAGTTATAGAGGCCGTCCTCGTTCCTCCGTCAGCCTGAATAACGTCACAGTCTATCCAAATTGTTATCTCCCCAAGGGCTAAAAGGTCAACGGAACTCCTTAGCGACCTCCCTATAAGCCTCTGTATCTCCTGCGTTCTACCTGTAAGCCTTCCTTTTGCAGACTCCCTAACCGTTCTCTGGACAGTTGCACGGGGAATCATTGAGTACTCGGCAGTTATCCAACCCTGTCCGCTACCTTTCAAAAACGGCGGAACTTTCTCCTCAACCGAGGCGGTACAGATAACCCTTGTATCGCCAAACTCTATAAGGCACGAACCCTCTGCGTGCTTTATATAGTCAAGGGTAATCTTTACCTCCCTTAGCTCATCAGGCCTTCTACCATCACTCCTTATCAACTGAGACCTCCTCAATGGAAATCTTTTCCCCCATTATCATCCTCGCAATCCTCTCAAACCTTTCAGTTTTATCGCTCACCAATATCCTTACAGCTCCTACCCCACTTTCCCTCTTTGCAGGTAAAACCTTGGAAACTTCCTGAGCAACGGCCTCAGCAGAGTCTATGAGCTCAACTCCATCGCCGCAAACCTTTTTCAGTACCCCTTTTATGAGAGGATAGTGGGTGCAGCCTAAAACTAAAGTGTCAATTTTTTCTTTTAGCAGAGGGGTTAAGTATCGCCTTGCAATCTCCTCGGTGATAGGGTCATCAAGCCACCCTTCCTCAATTAGAGGAACAAATAGAGGACACGCCTTTTCAAAAACCTCGGCAAAGGGATTTACGGAAACAATTGCCTTCCGATAAGCACCGCTCCTTATAGTCGCCTCTGTACCTATGACCCCTATCCTACCGGAGCGTGTCCTGTGAACGGCTAACTTAGCTCCCGGCCTAACGACTCCTATAACGGGAAACCTAAACTCACTCCTCAGAATTTCCAAGGCGTAAGAGGAGGATGTATTACAGGCAACAACGACCATCTTAACGTTAAAGCTCTCAAGGAGTTTTGTATTCTCAAGGCTGTACCTTATTATCGTTCTGGGGGATTTTGTTCCGTAGGGAACTCTTGCAGTGTCTCCAAAGTAGATAAGGTTTTCTGAAGGGAGAAGTTCTTTTAGAGCTTTCAGAACAGTTAGTCCACCAACTCCAGAATCAAAAACACCAATTGGTCTATCGGGCATTGCATCTCCTAAGAGAGAGGCTCTAATTTTAAAAGGTTAGCACTTGCAAGCAGTTAGAAAAAACAACCAGCGGGAAAAACTATGAGAAGCTGTAAGGAAATTATAGATAAAGTAAAAGAATACAGGGACTCTTTTGACGAGGAGCAAATAGTAAAAGCCTACGAGTTCGCAAAGAAGAAACACGAGGGGATGTTCAGGAAGTCTGGTGAACCTTTCTTCTCCCACCCAGCAGAAGTGGCCTACATACTTGCAGAGCTCCGAATGGACGTCCCAACGATAGTCGCCGGCCTCCTTCACGATACCGTAGAAGACACTGATACAACCTTAGAGGAGATAGAGAAAGAATTCGGTAGAGAAG encodes:
- a CDS encoding Rne/Rng family ribonuclease, whose amino-acid sequence is MEQQKSLGKSSYKVNKQILINVHTKEVRIAVLEDGELVEFYVERKGNRGIVGNIYKGRVQKIVPAVQAAFVDIGVSKKAFLYVRDAVALEFEEDDPFEGARGFEDELPSIEEVLSEGQEVIVQVSKEPIGTKGPRVTTNITVPGHYLVLLPTVNRVGISRRITDEKERERLRAIATEIKPNEYGIIVRTAAEGADKEELKKDLDYILRVWKGLVEKAESKPPPVLLYQDLEIVPRTLRDLLTDDVSEVIVDSKTEYERALNFTKAFIPKLSDRIKLYEEDIPLFEKFGVERAIEKALSRKVYLKNGGYIVIDETEALVSIDVNSGKFRKTKTLEETALKINLAAAKEIARQLRLRDIGGIIVINFIDMKEEENKELLIKTLEEELSKDRAKTKIVSMSDLGLVEMTRKRVKKSLGKTLTMTCPYCEGKGRVKSVETVAFEIEREIISSIKADGNCKVIKVYANPAVVEKLKVDEKDIIDRIERVFGREIKVIPVENYHVEKFMVVKG
- a CDS encoding TIGR03960 family B12-binding radical SAM protein, producing the protein MKRTSLITIPTLTTGTSLTAIFKDKELLCRLYSVKKPASYLPLELNLRAPRFSEREVRIVLTYPDLYEVGSSHIGGKILYHVINNLTDFALMHRAYLPRPDMQSFMKREGIPLYTIEEQRPVKDYDLWGLSFSSELTYTNALKALELAGLRIKREEREGFPIVFAGGPCVYNPVPLSPFIDLFAIGDGEEVIVQLAELMRRIKREGGSKEDFLLEARKITGVWIPAFGKYPVKKAVFTGIGLKDYYPTSPPVPVVETAQDRIAVEAARGCLRGCRFCQAGYIYRPYRERDEKLVEKLVEETFKNTGYEEASLSALSISDHSRFNVLVPEIMGLCYSEMISLSLPSMRVKGFNPELASQIMQVKKTGFTLAPEAGSDRLRRIINKDLTNEDLFKAVEGLFERGWNRLKLYFMIGLPFELQEDIDALVDMLWTVHKIGRKYKGRKHLAAGISIFVPKPFTPFQWEAFAKEDEVKEKVSYIKRRAPKAFVLRFHDYRQSFIEAILTRGDESVADLIEAAYMEGCQLDGWDEYFNWEGWLRAFEKSGVDIENVSGRKELDEELPWDFIEGVVTKKFLLRELEKARREAWTPDCRIVGCHACGSCTPQQIRELKEHPIPEKIEFKVPPRPKREFPLKRKVALIFEKRGYAKYLSLLDLNRAFTRTFRRFGVPLRYSQGFNPHPKINVLLGLPVGVEGLGEIVEVELSEKEFDFERFIEESKSFLPEGLRFKRYYELGLKETLLSKIEEVTYRIRPFEEFSLDFLEEKVLENRKGKEVLLEEWIKGWEFDGEVLRVVLNVKGGNILNIQDILFWMGLDLGTAEVIREELLQGE
- a CDS encoding DUF481 domain-containing protein, translating into MRKFLAILLFFPLTAFGETETNQVSVSYTDTSGNTDTKTLSISYSFEKDCQSLRFYSDGSYLYKTDSGEETANKLTLNGRVEMNLSEKILFYFSSFLYADPFSGYDYRIGLGPGVGYQLIDGEDESLKLFSGFNYTYNNYTDGTVNSYSLWEAKLEYKNRLLEDLLFLQKLSYQISLEDGDDYFVHSETSFQVPVTEKLALGLSYVLDYQNLLPDDAEKHTDKTFLTSVIYRF
- the lepB gene encoding signal peptidase I, coding for MNREKIVENLKSLIVALVLALIIRTFLVQSFHIPSGSMIPTLLVGDFILVDKVTYHFREPERGDVVVFLYPENRDVYFIKRIVGLPGDTVQVIDGKLYINGKPCSYSPAGSYSYVEKGTLMKGELFYEFLPKRKGGEKKHLILKTGTQGDNTKVFVIPKDKYFMMGDNRNNSYDSRFWGFVDRKNIVGIARVIFFSWDGERHLPRFSRIFKLIN
- a CDS encoding HU family DNA-binding protein — its product is MTKSDLVAAIAEKAGIRKKDAEAALNAFIEVVTEALKGGDKVEIRGFGTFLMKERAPRTARNPRTGEKVEVPAKLSPAFKPGKDLKEATEKVLKKRKK
- a CDS encoding DUF167 domain-containing protein, which translates into the protein MEEGRLKIRVTVPPEGGKANRKVVELLSKALRVPASNIEIVKGEASRIKLLRIEGISSATLQEKLGTQVQETS
- a CDS encoding DivIVA domain-containing protein; this encodes MKNVQGRKVKLRPQDIRTKEFSKKLFGYDPDEVEAFLIEVANAYQELLKEIESLRVKTPEYKTEKLVEKAKKEIEKIVQKKLEEKKELEKQKKELELEIEKLKLAQKQFFDRLKMTILDMTRILEELRPNATGKKEERGSGTGSEGSTQGLSEQDRGGGRGEAENQGNSSS
- a CDS encoding YggT family protein gives rise to the protein MLVKEILHTAIELLTWLIIIGSLLTWVPPHSRNRIVDSIIELTDGLLEPIRKVVPPIHGIDISPIVAIIILQLLDSLL
- a CDS encoding XTP/dITP diphosphatase; protein product: MRIIFATKNRGKVREVKEKLKRFGIDVVPIDEVKNVPSPEETGETFLENAYQKAIYYARALGEPVIAEDSGLEVEALGGRPGVYSSRFAGENATDEENNRKLIEELKKRGLEESPARYVSFVVVAFPEGMGLWSEGEVKGKVITEPRGSGGFGYDPLFIPEGYERTMAELSLEEKNRISHRGKAFGKLVKLIEEIRCW
- the rph gene encoding ribonuclease PH, yielding MRSDGRRPDELREVKITLDYIKHAEGSCLIEFGDTRVICTASVEEKVPPFLKGSGQGWITAEYSMIPRATVQRTVRESAKGRLTGRTQEIQRLIGRSLRSSVDLLALGEITIWIDCDVIQADGGTRTASITGAFVALYRALQKIDKLSAVKNFVAAVSVGIVDGEYLLDLNYEEDSIAEVDMNIVMNDRGEFIEIQGTAEGKPFSRNDLDRLLALGEAGIKQLFEKQKKVLGVEE
- the murI gene encoding glutamate racemase: MPDRPIGVFDSGVGGLTVLKALKELLPSENLIYFGDTARVPYGTKSPRTIIRYSLENTKLLESFNVKMVVVACNTSSSYALEILRSEFRFPVIGVVRPGAKLAVHRTRSGRIGVIGTEATIRSGAYRKAIVSVNPFAEVFEKACPLFVPLIEEGWLDDPITEEIARRYLTPLLKEKIDTLVLGCTHYPLIKGVLKKVCGDGVELIDSAEAVAQEVSKVLPAKRESGVGAVRILVSDKTERFERIARMIMGEKISIEEVSVDKE